A section of the Candidatus Aminicenantes bacterium genome encodes:
- the sat gene encoding sulfate adenylyltransferase produces the protein MSQQIAPHGGTLKPLLVTGDEHAALVDRARSLPVIRLSSRETSDLIMLASGAFSPLDGFMTRRDYDGVVEEMKMADGTLWPMPITCATPSDQAAALRIGSEVALVDDESGELMGILRVDEKYAYDKRREARLVFRTEDEKHPGVAKLYAQPETLLGGPVRVLSEGPYPALYGEAYARPAETRALFAAKGWTTIAAFQTRNPIHRSHEYCTKIALEICDGVLIHPLVGKLKSDDIPADVRMKCYEALLDNYYPKERVALKVYPMEMRYGGPREAVLHAAFRQNYGCSHIIIGRDHAGVGSYYGPFDAQKIFDDIPAGALKIKTLNIDWTFWCFKCGGMASTKTCPHPPADRLMISGTKLREMLAAGEMPAAEFSRPEVLRILMEYYKR, from the coding sequence ATGAGCCAACAGATCGCCCCGCACGGCGGGACGCTGAAACCCCTCCTCGTCACCGGCGACGAACATGCCGCCCTCGTCGATCGGGCCCGTTCGCTGCCCGTCATCCGCTTGTCCTCGCGCGAGACATCAGACCTCATCATGCTCGCCTCTGGCGCCTTCAGCCCTCTCGACGGGTTCATGACCCGCCGCGACTACGACGGCGTCGTCGAAGAAATGAAGATGGCCGACGGCACGCTCTGGCCCATGCCGATCACCTGCGCCACCCCCTCCGACCAGGCCGCGGCCCTCCGCATCGGCTCCGAAGTCGCCCTCGTCGACGACGAGAGCGGCGAGCTGATGGGCATCCTGCGCGTAGACGAGAAGTACGCCTACGACAAGCGCCGCGAGGCGCGCCTCGTCTTCCGGACCGAGGACGAGAAGCACCCCGGCGTCGCCAAGCTTTATGCCCAGCCCGAAACGCTGCTGGGCGGCCCCGTGCGCGTCCTCAGCGAGGGGCCATATCCCGCCCTCTATGGCGAGGCCTACGCCCGCCCGGCCGAGACGCGGGCCCTCTTCGCCGCCAAGGGCTGGACGACCATCGCTGCCTTCCAGACCCGCAACCCCATCCATCGTTCGCACGAGTATTGCACCAAGATCGCCCTCGAGATCTGCGACGGCGTGCTTATCCACCCGCTCGTCGGCAAGCTCAAGTCGGACGACATCCCGGCCGACGTCCGGATGAAATGCTACGAAGCCCTGCTCGACAACTACTATCCTAAGGAACGGGTCGCCCTCAAGGTTTACCCGATGGAAATGCGCTACGGCGGCCCGCGCGAAGCGGTTCTGCACGCTGCGTTCCGGCAGAACTACGGCTGTTCGCACATCATCATCGGCCGTGACCACGCCGGCGTCGGCTCGTACTACGGCCCGTTCGACGCCCAGAAGATCTTCGACGACATCCCGGCCGGCGCCCTTAAGATCAAGACGCTCAACATCGATTGGACGTTCTGGTGCTTCAAGTGCGGCGGGATGGCTTCGACCAAGACCTGCCCCCATCCCCCGGCCGACCGGCTGATGATCAGCGGCACCAAGTTGCGCGAGATGCTGGCCGCGGGCGAGATGCCGGCGGCGGAGTTCAGCCGCCCCGAAGTGCTGCGGATCCTGATGGAGTATTACAAGCGCTAG
- a CDS encoding acyltransferase — protein MSEIPSLPANPFFVHPSSYVDDGVAIGEGTKIWHFSHVQSGVRIGRSCVLGQNVNIGNNVVIGDFVKIQNNVSVYEGVVLEDYVFCGPSMVFTNVPVPRGKYPQIGAAFYKPTIVRVGASLGANCTIVCGHAIGRFAFVGAGAVVTKDVPAFALVVGNPARVVGWMSEAGEKLVFDPAGLATCPRSGKSYRFAAGSVTEME, from the coding sequence ATGTCCGAAATCCCAAGCTTGCCGGCTAATCCGTTTTTTGTTCACCCCAGCTCCTATGTCGATGACGGCGTCGCGATTGGGGAGGGGACCAAGATCTGGCATTTCTCGCACGTCCAATCAGGCGTCCGCATCGGCCGCTCCTGCGTCCTGGGCCAGAACGTCAACATCGGCAACAACGTCGTCATCGGCGATTTCGTCAAAATCCAGAACAACGTCTCGGTCTACGAGGGGGTCGTCCTCGAAGACTATGTCTTTTGCGGCCCTTCGATGGTTTTCACCAACGTCCCCGTGCCGCGCGGCAAATACCCGCAGATCGGAGCGGCCTTCTACAAGCCGACGATCGTCCGCGTGGGCGCTTCGCTCGGAGCGAACTGCACCATCGTCTGCGGCCATGCCATCGGCCGCTTCGCCTTCGTCGGGGCCGGGGCCGTCGTGACTAAGGACGTGCCCGCGTTCGCCCTCGTCGTCGGCAACCCGGCCCGCGTCGTCGGCTGGATGAGCGAGGCGGGGGAGAAGCTGGTCTTTGACCCCGCCGGCCTGGCGACCTGTCCGCGCTCGGGTAAGAGCTACCGCTTCGCCGCCGGCTCAGTCACGGAAATGGAGTAG